A window of Apium graveolens cultivar Ventura chromosome 8, ASM990537v1, whole genome shotgun sequence contains these coding sequences:
- the LOC141678617 gene encoding proteasome subunit beta type-2-A-like: MECVFGLVGKDFALVVADSSAVHSILVHKSNEDKVMVLDSHKLMGASGEAGDRAQFTEFIQKNVSLYQFRNGIPLTTAAAANFTRGELATALRKSPYMVNIVLAGYDKETGPSLYFIDYIATLHKVDKAAFGYGAFFSLAMMDRHYRSDMSVEEAVDLVDKCILEIRSRLVVAPPNFVIKIVDKDGARTYAWRETVKETPMSA, translated from the exons ATGGAGTGTGTGTTCGGTTTAGTCGGCAAAGATTTCGCACTGGTGGTCGCAGATTCATCTGCCGTACACAGCATACTTGTTCACAAATCTAATGAAGATAAAGTCATGGTCCTCGATTCTCACAAACTCATGGGCGCTAGTGGTGAAGCTGGCGACAG AGCTCAGTTTACGGAGTTTATTCAGAAGAATGTGTCGTTGTATCAGTTCCGTAATGGTATTCCTTTGACTACTGCTGCTGCTGCTAATTTCACCCGTGGGGAGCTTGCTACGGCTTTACGTAAG AGCCCATACATGGTGAATATCGTGCTTGCTGGCTATGACAAGGAAACAGGCCCGTCTCTGTATTTCATCGACTACATTGCCACACTTCACAAGGTAGACAAGGCAGCCTTTGGGTATGGTGCATTCTTTTCCCTTGCCATGATGGATCGTCACTATAGAAGTGATATGTCTGTTGAGGAGGCTGTTGATCTTGTTGACAAGTGCATACTTGAGATAAGGTCCAGATTGGTGGTGGCACCACCAAACTTTGTCATCAAGATTGTCGACAAAGACGGAGCACGGACATATGCTTGGCGTGAAACTGTCAAGGAAACCCCTATGTCTGCTTGA
- the LOC141678267 gene encoding non-specific lipid transfer protein GPI-anchored 25 isoform X1, producing the protein MKPQLSLLLLFLSTSLLISVAPQTQPLESPPPRRRLRSPPPPSHPPPPPPALGCSTQVLAFSVCLAYISDPPNNLTNSPSPLCCNAYESTFRAGEANCLCYLSRQSMMFGFPINTTKLYSLSSFCPMSDSGSEDFGTLQSVCSVSVALPPLSSTPGSGFSTPHNIDIGSSLPPISSSLPKPFGDLAPPDSADEAPSEPVTPVFSYNLTSAAEQLSKNHLWFRSRALITVVFAIYCLCSVIFS; encoded by the exons ATGAAACCACAGCTCTCTCTCCTCCTTCTCTTTCTCTCCACATCTCTCCTCATCTCCGTCGCACCGCAAACACAGCCTCTCGAATCACCACCACCACGTCGTCGTCTCAGATCACCACCACCTCCATCACATCCACCTCCACCGCCTCCAGCTCTCGGTTGCTCAACGCAAGTTCTCGCGTTCTCCGTTTGCCTAGCCTACATTTCTGATCCACCGAACAATCTCACTAACTCACCTTCGCCTCTCTGTTGTAACGCTTACGAGTCAACATTTCGTGCTGGTGAAGCTAATTGTCTCTGTTACCTTTCGCGCCAATCTATGATGTTTGGATTTCCGATTAATACTACCAAGTTGTACTCGCTCTCGTCGTTTTGTCCGATGAGTGATAGTGGATCGGAAGATTTTGGTACTCTTCAGTCTGTTTGCTCAG TTTCAGTTGCGCTTCCTCCTCTCAGCAGCACACCAG GCTCAGGATTTTCCACACCTCACAATATTG ATATTGGGAGTTCTCTGCCTCCTATTAGCTCGTCACTGCCAAAACCTTTTGGTGATCTAGCCCCGCCAGATTCTGCTGATGAAGCACCCTCTGAGCCTGTCACCCCAGTATTTTCTTACAATTTGACATCTGCAGCAGAACAGCTTTCTAAGAACCACCTTTGGTTTAGATCGCGTGCTTTAATCACAGTTGTGTTTGCAATATACTGCCTTTGTAGTGTTATATTCAGTTGA
- the LOC141678267 gene encoding non-specific lipid transfer protein GPI-anchored 25 isoform X2, with amino-acid sequence MKPQLSLLLLFLSTSLLISVAPQTQPLESPPPRRRLRSPPPPSHPPPPPPALGCSTQVLAFSVCLAYISDPPNNLTNSPSPLCCNAYESTFRAGEANCLCYLSRQSMMFGFPINTTKLYSLSSFCPMSDSGSEDFGTLQSVCSDIGSSLPPISSSLPKPFGDLAPPDSADEAPSEPVTPVFSYNLTSAAEQLSKNHLWFRSRALITVVFAIYCLCSVIFS; translated from the exons ATGAAACCACAGCTCTCTCTCCTCCTTCTCTTTCTCTCCACATCTCTCCTCATCTCCGTCGCACCGCAAACACAGCCTCTCGAATCACCACCACCACGTCGTCGTCTCAGATCACCACCACCTCCATCACATCCACCTCCACCGCCTCCAGCTCTCGGTTGCTCAACGCAAGTTCTCGCGTTCTCCGTTTGCCTAGCCTACATTTCTGATCCACCGAACAATCTCACTAACTCACCTTCGCCTCTCTGTTGTAACGCTTACGAGTCAACATTTCGTGCTGGTGAAGCTAATTGTCTCTGTTACCTTTCGCGCCAATCTATGATGTTTGGATTTCCGATTAATACTACCAAGTTGTACTCGCTCTCGTCGTTTTGTCCGATGAGTGATAGTGGATCGGAAGATTTTGGTACTCTTCAGTCTGTTTGCTCAG ATATTGGGAGTTCTCTGCCTCCTATTAGCTCGTCACTGCCAAAACCTTTTGGTGATCTAGCCCCGCCAGATTCTGCTGATGAAGCACCCTCTGAGCCTGTCACCCCAGTATTTTCTTACAATTTGACATCTGCAGCAGAACAGCTTTCTAAGAACCACCTTTGGTTTAGATCGCGTGCTTTAATCACAGTTGTGTTTGCAATATACTGCCTTTGTAGTGTTATATTCAGTTGA
- the LOC141678005 gene encoding non-specific lipid transfer protein GPI-anchored 20-like isoform X1, translating into MASELITPSRFLPALTVAIILLILPVHGQINTACSPSALTSFTPCINFITNSTANGTSPTTDCCNSLKSIATSSTDCLCLIVTASVPFQIPINRTLAIALPRACNMPGVPLQCKASSSPLPAPGPAALAPTLSPGFSPSASPKASSVPEAQSPAMTTNPNATPALTPPSDTARDPTTNSGIRPVLNPSAASALFSSPPEFLVAVLVATFLKYYY; encoded by the exons ATGGCTTCAGAGCTTATCACTCCTTCTCGCTTTCTCCCTGCCTTAACAGTTGCCATAATTCTCCTCATTTTGCCAGTTCACGGGCAGATTAATACAGCCTGCAGTCCCTCAGCATTAACAAGCTTCACTCCTTGCATAAATTTTATCACAAATAGCACCGCCAATGGAACTTCACCAACTACTGATTGTTGCAATTCTCTCAAGTCCATTGCTACTAGTAGTACAGATTGTCTTTGCCTTATTGTAACCGCAAGTGTTCCCTTTCAGATTCCCATTAATCGTACTCTTGCCATTGCTCTCCCTCGCGCTTGTAACATGCCTGGTGTACCTCTCCAATGCAAAG CATCTTCCTCACCACTTCCAGCTCCAG GTCCAGCTGCACTTGCTCCAACTCTGTCGCCTGGATTTTCACCTTCTGCTAGTCCAAAAG CTTCCAGTGTTCCTGAAGCACAGTCACCAGCTATGACTACGAATCCTAATGCAACTCCAGCTTTGACTCCACCATCTGATACAGCCAGAGATCCAACTACAAATTCAGGAATCCGACCGGTTCTGAATCCATCTGCTGCAAGTGCATTGTTTAGTTCCCCCCCGGAATTTCTTGTAGCTGTGCTTGTAGCTACATTCTTGAAGTACTATTATTAG
- the LOC141678005 gene encoding non-specific lipid transfer protein GPI-anchored 16-like isoform X3: protein MPGVPLQCKASSSPLPAPGPAALAPTLSPGFSPSASPKASSVPEAQSPAMTTNPNATPALTPPSDTARDPTTNSGIRPVLNPSAASALFSSPPEFLVAVLVATFLKYYY, encoded by the exons ATGCCTGGTGTACCTCTCCAATGCAAAG CATCTTCCTCACCACTTCCAGCTCCAG GTCCAGCTGCACTTGCTCCAACTCTGTCGCCTGGATTTTCACCTTCTGCTAGTCCAAAAG CTTCCAGTGTTCCTGAAGCACAGTCACCAGCTATGACTACGAATCCTAATGCAACTCCAGCTTTGACTCCACCATCTGATACAGCCAGAGATCCAACTACAAATTCAGGAATCCGACCGGTTCTGAATCCATCTGCTGCAAGTGCATTGTTTAGTTCCCCCCCGGAATTTCTTGTAGCTGTGCTTGTAGCTACATTCTTGAAGTACTATTATTAG
- the LOC141678005 gene encoding uncharacterized protein LOC141678005 isoform X2: MRFDDDSAESAKTVKQWNVKIISISRNKRHQDRAAALDVSERLEEFMRFPLIVLLPLLSLALVTCLVYLSNAKHLPHHFQLQVQLHLLQLCRLDFHLLLVQKLPVFLKHSHQL, encoded by the exons ATGCGTTTTGACGATGATAGTGCGGAGTCAGCAAAGACTGTGAAGCAGTGGAATGTGAAGATTATCTCG ATCAGCAGGAATAAGCGGCACCAGGACAGAGCTGCAGCACTTGATGTATCGGAGAGACTGGAAGAATTCATGAG ATTCCCATTAATCGTACTCTTGCCATTGCTCTCCCTCGCGCTTGTAACATGCCTGGTGTACCTCTCCAATGCAAAG CATCTTCCTCACCACTTCCAGCTCCAG GTCCAGCTGCACTTGCTCCAACTCTGTCGCCTGGATTTTCACCTTCTGCTAGTCCAAAAG CTTCCAGTGTTCCTGAAGCACAGTCACCAGCTATGA